A DNA window from Porphyromonas gingivalis ATCC 33277 contains the following coding sequences:
- a CDS encoding fumarylacetoacetate hydrolase family protein, translating to MKIIAVGMNYGAHVSEMRRADILPVAPCPDGEGADFCVEEPVLFLKTDSLLREGHPFFYPDFSQEIHYETELVVRIDRIGKCIAERFAHRYYSEVTVGIDFTARDLQRRAKAKGLPWATAKAFDNSAAVGRWVKKDSLRHGVQELGLRLDIDGRTVQQGNTRDMLFSVDRLIAYASRFFTLRMGDLIFTGTPAGVGPIAIGQHLEAYLEEQKLLDISIK from the coding sequence ATGAAGATAATTGCTGTCGGCATGAACTATGGTGCGCATGTCAGCGAAATGCGACGTGCGGACATCCTTCCCGTTGCTCCCTGTCCGGATGGAGAGGGAGCCGATTTTTGTGTGGAGGAACCTGTGCTTTTCCTCAAGACCGATTCCTTGTTGCGCGAAGGGCATCCCTTTTTCTATCCGGATTTTTCTCAGGAGATCCACTATGAGACGGAGCTGGTGGTTCGTATAGATCGTATCGGCAAGTGCATAGCCGAACGTTTTGCTCACCGCTATTACAGTGAGGTTACCGTCGGTATAGACTTCACGGCTCGTGACCTCCAGCGTCGTGCCAAAGCCAAGGGGTTGCCCTGGGCAACGGCCAAAGCTTTCGACAACTCCGCTGCCGTAGGGCGGTGGGTGAAAAAAGACTCGCTCCGGCACGGTGTGCAGGAATTGGGCCTGCGATTGGATATAGACGGACGCACGGTGCAGCAGGGCAATACACGGGATATGCTCTTTTCCGTAGATCGTTTGATCGCTTATGCCAGTCGTTTCTTCACACTTCGTATGGGGGATCTTATCTTTACAGGGACTCCGGCAGGGGTAGGCCCCATTGCTATCGGGCAGCACCTCGAAGCCTATCTCGAAGAGCAAAAACTGCTCGACATATCCATCAAATAA
- a CDS encoding DUF5686 family protein: MRKPIVRFLLSFFWLLGVCASHMVGQSLPSASKEIRELSNRTEQQTSLFDRKESEAFALETVRMISDRTPFLFRLAEGRSWEADVRGRSWASRVLPIVHRLKHGGIPWEQYLSSDSLCMEARLYGKYDSVTGAYKRGVVSFRSDIPQRNKVDDLTALALLGENVYAEEFDFGNRQIFPNPIRREAEAFYTYRLDSLYEKDGITYRRIAFRGLSGLNRGTVTIDATHGQLAILEMRVMMKGVITESYRVELGEVEPGLFLPIGLSVVIDRNRLWASLHNGYSASISYTGEQLDKTVLFVYMPTDSSRYRLPDELPVASVWAVRSSFGREDSSTYWKNVVVGRDHTLHQHVPWHRALAWGHKYRIGERWRLGNEGLVWALFYYNYADHLWLGQSLTAIYDMAPGIRWEIKPGLYYVTKRRKAVWTLDSKLYYSPPQRGLLQLSAGHRSFDLYSTRERIDQLTDLMMELLNGQGPTTRYDDKFVRLTNSIDLLPKLNVETSVMLAERNPLPHGETWSLFGGSITDILNISNADPDLPRVVPHHRLLEVRAKMTFNPRPYYRYTADGFLIREGEGIRAPLLSLSYRGAFGMGRKSDARFHHLDLSIQQRLVFSPASSLFYQLNVGGYFDRSVIYPSEYFFLKGGNAFWRFGDSMEAAFQTLPPYTATADKHLILQTSYRASRLLVNFLPFVFLKTNDEALHFKARWDMVSRKPYLEMGYSESIGTLMQVGVFYGGYNFFYERGVAIRFTFNM; the protein is encoded by the coding sequence ATGAGAAAACCGATCGTCCGCTTTTTGCTATCGTTCTTTTGGCTTCTCGGAGTCTGCGCTTCTCATATGGTGGGGCAGTCATTACCTTCGGCATCGAAGGAAATACGGGAGCTGAGCAATAGAACGGAGCAGCAGACCTCCCTGTTTGACAGAAAAGAATCCGAAGCTTTTGCCTTGGAAACGGTCAGAATGATTTCCGATAGAACGCCTTTCCTCTTCCGCTTGGCAGAAGGCCGTAGTTGGGAGGCCGATGTTCGAGGTCGATCGTGGGCTTCTCGTGTGCTGCCGATAGTGCATCGGCTCAAACACGGTGGGATTCCGTGGGAGCAGTATCTCTCGTCGGATTCCTTGTGTATGGAAGCTCGGCTATATGGAAAATACGACTCGGTAACGGGTGCATATAAAAGAGGTGTTGTTTCTTTTCGATCGGATATTCCTCAGCGAAACAAAGTTGATGACCTTACGGCCTTGGCTCTGTTGGGAGAGAATGTATATGCCGAAGAGTTCGATTTTGGCAACCGGCAAATTTTTCCCAATCCTATTCGACGAGAGGCCGAAGCATTTTATACCTATCGTTTGGATAGCCTGTACGAAAAAGACGGCATAACATACCGCCGTATCGCATTTCGTGGATTGAGCGGTCTGAATCGCGGGACGGTAACGATAGATGCCACACACGGACAGCTTGCGATATTGGAAATGCGAGTCATGATGAAAGGGGTGATCACAGAATCCTATAGGGTCGAATTGGGAGAAGTAGAACCCGGTCTTTTCCTCCCGATCGGACTTTCTGTCGTCATCGACCGCAATCGTCTTTGGGCTTCTCTCCATAATGGCTATTCTGCTTCAATCTCATATACAGGAGAGCAGCTCGATAAGACCGTGCTCTTCGTCTATATGCCTACGGATAGCAGTCGCTACCGCTTGCCGGACGAATTGCCGGTCGCTTCTGTTTGGGCTGTTCGCAGCAGCTTTGGGAGGGAGGATAGCTCGACGTATTGGAAAAATGTGGTTGTCGGTCGAGATCATACCCTGCATCAGCATGTGCCTTGGCATCGCGCATTGGCTTGGGGACACAAGTATCGGATCGGGGAGCGTTGGCGATTAGGCAATGAGGGGTTGGTGTGGGCTTTGTTCTATTATAATTATGCCGATCATCTTTGGCTGGGGCAGTCTCTGACGGCTATTTACGATATGGCTCCCGGAATCCGTTGGGAGATAAAGCCCGGCCTTTATTATGTTACCAAACGACGCAAAGCCGTTTGGACTCTCGACAGCAAACTGTACTATTCTCCTCCGCAAAGAGGGCTTTTGCAATTATCCGCAGGACATCGCTCTTTCGATTTGTACAGCACGCGCGAAAGAATAGACCAACTGACCGATCTGATGATGGAGCTGCTCAACGGACAAGGCCCGACAACTCGCTACGATGATAAATTTGTCCGCCTGACCAATAGTATCGACCTATTGCCCAAACTCAATGTGGAGACAAGCGTGATGCTGGCCGAGCGCAATCCTTTGCCGCATGGAGAGACGTGGAGTCTCTTCGGTGGCAGCATTACCGATATTCTGAATATCAGCAATGCCGATCCCGATCTTCCTCGCGTAGTTCCTCATCACCGATTGCTGGAAGTACGAGCTAAGATGACATTCAATCCGCGTCCTTATTACCGTTATACGGCGGATGGATTTCTCATTCGTGAGGGCGAGGGCATACGTGCTCCGCTCCTTTCTCTCTCTTATCGCGGAGCTTTCGGGATGGGGCGTAAGTCCGATGCACGCTTCCACCACCTCGATTTGAGCATACAGCAGCGGCTTGTCTTTTCACCGGCATCGTCACTGTTCTATCAATTGAATGTCGGAGGTTATTTCGATCGGTCGGTTATCTATCCGAGCGAGTACTTTTTTCTGAAAGGGGGTAATGCTTTTTGGCGATTCGGCGATAGCATGGAAGCTGCTTTCCAGACACTGCCTCCCTATACGGCTACAGCCGACAAACACCTTATCCTTCAAACCAGCTACCGAGCTTCGCGCCTGCTGGTCAATTTCCTGCCTTTCGTTTTCTTAAAGACCAACGACGAGGCCTTACATTTCAAAGCCCGGTGGGATATGGTATCGAGAAAACCCTATCTGGAGATGGGTTATTCAGAGAGTATCGGTACGCTGATGCAAGTCGGAGTATTCTATGGTGGCTACAATTTCTTTTATGAAAGAGGAGTTGCCATCCGATTTACATTCAACATGTAA
- the dusB gene encoding tRNA dihydrouridine synthase DusB, translating to MKIGAIDLGVEPLLLAPMEDVTDVAFRIMCKQFGADLVYSEFLSADALIRQVAGTFRKMAIDESERPMAVQIYGRDVASMVEAARLCESAGPDLIDLNFGCPVKRVAGKGAGSGMLRNIPLMIEITREVVKAVKLPVTVKTRLGWDNDSKIIVDLAEQLQDCGIAALTIHGRTRAQMYTGTADWTLIGEVKNNPRMQIPIIGNGDVTTPQEARRAFDVYGVDAVMVGRASIGQPWIFEDMKHFLRTGETLPSRPFCYYMDILRRQTLNNIRKLDERRGILHTRRHIAASPIFKGIPNFKPMRVAMLRATTQEELFALMDEVEKMIGSADSAAV from the coding sequence ATGAAAATAGGTGCCATAGACCTCGGGGTAGAGCCTTTGCTACTCGCTCCGATGGAGGATGTGACGGATGTAGCCTTCCGGATCATGTGCAAGCAGTTCGGTGCCGATCTGGTTTATTCCGAATTTCTCAGTGCCGATGCCCTGATTCGTCAAGTAGCCGGCACATTCCGAAAAATGGCCATAGATGAATCGGAACGCCCGATGGCTGTACAGATATACGGACGGGATGTAGCTTCGATGGTAGAGGCTGCCCGACTATGCGAATCGGCCGGTCCGGATCTGATCGATCTGAACTTCGGATGTCCGGTCAAACGGGTAGCAGGGAAAGGTGCCGGCAGCGGAATGCTCCGCAATATCCCACTTATGATAGAGATAACGCGTGAGGTAGTCAAGGCGGTGAAGTTGCCCGTAACGGTGAAAACGCGGCTTGGCTGGGACAATGACAGCAAGATCATAGTAGACCTGGCCGAACAGCTCCAAGACTGTGGCATTGCAGCCCTGACCATACATGGTCGTACACGCGCCCAAATGTACACGGGGACGGCTGACTGGACGCTGATCGGAGAAGTGAAGAACAATCCGAGAATGCAAATCCCCATTATCGGAAACGGAGACGTGACCACTCCGCAAGAAGCCCGACGAGCCTTTGACGTATATGGCGTGGATGCCGTAATGGTAGGCAGGGCTTCTATCGGACAACCATGGATATTCGAGGATATGAAGCATTTCCTTCGCACGGGAGAAACGTTGCCTTCGCGTCCGTTTTGCTATTATATGGACATACTCCGCCGTCAGACGTTGAACAACATCCGAAAACTGGACGAACGGCGAGGTATCCTCCATACACGCAGACATATTGCAGCCAGCCCCATATTCAAAGGGATCCCAAACTTCAAGCCCATGCGCGTGGCCATGCTTCGTGCCACGACACAGGAGGAGCTTTTCGCTCTTATGGACGAGGTGGAGAAGATGATAGGATCGGCTGATTCAGCGGCGGTATAG
- the porU gene encoding type IX secretion system sortase PorU, with protein MKRILPIVAFLSLFLALALPAKAQRAMGKTADRSLMASGHWVKIRVDASGVYRLTDEQLRANGFSDPSKVGVFGYGGGVLPEDLSRITTDDLPPVPVLRQGNALYFYAVGPVTWFYNPAKTTMEHTVNTYSTHGYYFLSDAAGAPLQMSQYTGGGASAEALIDYYDELMLHEQELYSPKESGRDLYGESFSAVNTRTVKFPLRGNTRSSGELGTVFSYIAKARSAGGGREMSLSANGILIFSDPFSMTSNEVSNSYLAGKKRRLYRSTPMNSLVNELRLDANYSMTGDAVNLDFIEVATQNDLRYDGAPMHIRRFSNLPVLGGESCRFVISEVPESLVVLQANSSLTASLVPVKTVGDKTIEFVAPPKGQDRRTINTFYAVDLSQASAPEILGAVPNQNLHGEEIPDLIIVSTQALLPEADRLATYRREKNGLKVLVVLQEQVFNEFSGGTPDATAYRLFAKMFYDRWKANAPVGETFPMQMLLFGDGAHDNRKVSVAWQKPYLQQTEFLLTFQAVNSTNVNSYVTDDYFGLLDDQPASVNIGWRNYNMAVGRFPVRTPAEARIAVDKTIRYEEDRESGAWRIRACFAADNGDKHATETSRLIDTVKRYAPAIMPVRAFQDVYPHVIENGLHSIPGAKKKMLETLQSGIILLNYAGHGGPAGWSDEHLLTLNDIHNFNYKHMPIWITATCDFANYDSQTTSAGEEVFLHEKSGTPIMFSTTRVVYNTQNEKINGFMLRRMFEKAKDGRYRTMGEIIRSAKQGMLSTVFPDSINQLSFFLMGDPSVRMNLPTHKVQLTAINGQDPEGQYGTIMLKSLERVALKGKVTDEKGTFDETFSGKVFLTVFDGRKKMTALEEEGNDLSLVYYDYPNVMYAGIAEVKDGLFETSFIVPKDVNYSEHEGRINLYAYNESTKAEAMGVDFSIRVQPGIPDEVTEDNTPPEIISCFLNDSTFRSGDEVNPTPLFMAEVFDLNGINITGSGVGHDITLCIDGRADLTYNLNAYFTSSATDAGVGTILFMIPALAEGDHTARLTVWDIFNNAVHHDFSFRVVDGIAPDVADVILFPNPVRESATFRIFHNRPGSDLNVVVEIYDFTGRLVNSLPVKTYSSSYGEPIEIKWDLTSKYGVKIGNGFYLYRCVVNSPGGQTASMAKKMIVVAQ; from the coding sequence ATGAAACGAATACTTCCAATAGTCGCATTCCTTTCTCTCTTCCTTGCCCTTGCTTTGCCTGCGAAAGCGCAACGAGCTATGGGGAAGACGGCCGACCGTTCGCTAATGGCTTCGGGACATTGGGTCAAGATACGTGTCGATGCAAGTGGAGTGTATCGCCTTACGGACGAACAGCTCCGAGCCAATGGCTTCTCCGATCCGTCCAAGGTAGGTGTGTTCGGTTATGGTGGAGGGGTGCTTCCCGAAGATCTGAGCCGGATCACGACAGACGATTTGCCTCCCGTACCGGTACTCCGTCAGGGCAATGCGCTGTATTTCTATGCCGTGGGCCCGGTGACGTGGTTCTACAATCCGGCCAAAACCACCATGGAGCATACGGTGAATACGTACAGTACGCATGGCTACTACTTCCTGTCGGATGCTGCCGGAGCACCTTTGCAGATGTCCCAATATACGGGTGGAGGTGCGTCGGCCGAGGCTTTGATCGACTATTACGATGAGCTGATGCTCCATGAGCAGGAATTGTATTCGCCCAAAGAATCGGGACGAGATCTGTATGGCGAGTCTTTCAGCGCAGTCAATACGCGTACGGTCAAGTTCCCTTTGAGGGGCAACACCCGCTCGTCTGGCGAACTCGGTACCGTATTCTCATACATAGCCAAGGCCAGATCGGCCGGTGGCGGCCGTGAGATGTCGCTTTCGGCGAATGGCATTCTGATCTTCAGCGATCCTTTTTCCATGACATCGAATGAAGTGTCCAATTCCTATTTGGCCGGCAAGAAGCGTCGTCTCTATCGCAGTACGCCGATGAACAGCTTGGTCAATGAGTTGCGCTTGGACGCGAACTATAGCATGACAGGAGATGCGGTCAATCTGGATTTCATAGAGGTGGCTACACAGAACGACCTCCGGTACGATGGCGCACCCATGCATATCAGGCGGTTTTCCAATTTGCCCGTTTTGGGGGGCGAGTCCTGCCGGTTCGTTATCAGTGAGGTGCCGGAGTCTCTGGTGGTTTTGCAGGCCAATTCTTCCCTGACAGCATCGCTTGTTCCCGTTAAGACTGTCGGGGATAAGACCATTGAGTTCGTGGCTCCGCCGAAGGGTCAGGATCGTAGGACTATCAATACGTTTTATGCCGTGGACTTGTCACAGGCTTCTGCTCCGGAGATCCTCGGAGCGGTACCCAATCAAAACCTGCATGGAGAGGAAATCCCTGATCTGATCATTGTCTCTACTCAGGCACTCCTCCCTGAGGCTGATCGACTGGCCACCTATCGTAGAGAGAAAAACGGGCTGAAGGTTTTGGTCGTGTTGCAGGAACAGGTGTTCAACGAGTTTTCGGGTGGAACTCCCGATGCTACAGCATACCGCCTCTTTGCCAAAATGTTCTACGACAGATGGAAGGCAAATGCACCTGTGGGAGAGACTTTCCCGATGCAAATGCTTCTCTTCGGTGATGGGGCTCATGACAACAGGAAGGTCTCCGTAGCTTGGCAGAAACCGTATCTCCAACAAACGGAGTTCTTGCTGACATTCCAAGCCGTCAATTCGACGAACGTAAACAGTTATGTGACGGATGATTACTTCGGCTTGCTGGATGATCAGCCGGCCTCGGTCAATATCGGTTGGCGCAATTATAATATGGCTGTAGGGCGATTCCCCGTACGTACTCCGGCCGAAGCTCGCATCGCAGTGGACAAGACCATCCGATATGAGGAGGATCGAGAGAGTGGTGCCTGGCGTATTCGTGCCTGTTTTGCGGCAGACAACGGGGACAAGCACGCAACCGAGACTTCCCGTTTGATCGATACCGTCAAGCGTTATGCTCCTGCCATCATGCCGGTACGCGCCTTTCAGGACGTATATCCGCATGTCATCGAGAACGGGTTGCACAGCATTCCGGGTGCAAAGAAAAAGATGCTGGAAACCCTTCAGTCGGGTATTATCCTGCTTAATTATGCTGGTCATGGCGGTCCTGCCGGATGGTCGGACGAGCATTTGCTGACGCTCAACGATATACACAACTTCAATTATAAGCATATGCCCATTTGGATTACTGCCACTTGCGACTTTGCCAACTATGACAGTCAGACGACCTCGGCAGGGGAGGAGGTTTTCCTCCATGAGAAGAGTGGCACTCCGATCATGTTCTCGACTACGCGTGTCGTTTACAATACGCAGAATGAGAAGATCAATGGTTTTATGCTTCGGCGTATGTTCGAGAAAGCTAAGGATGGGCGTTATCGTACGATGGGCGAGATTATCCGATCGGCCAAACAGGGGATGCTCAGTACTGTTTTCCCCGATTCGATCAACCAGTTGAGTTTCTTTCTGATGGGTGATCCGTCCGTGCGTATGAATCTTCCTACCCACAAAGTGCAATTGACCGCAATCAACGGGCAGGATCCCGAAGGGCAGTATGGAACTATTATGCTCAAGTCTTTGGAACGGGTAGCTCTGAAGGGTAAGGTAACCGATGAAAAGGGGACATTCGACGAGACATTCAGTGGCAAGGTTTTCCTGACCGTCTTCGATGGCAGAAAGAAAATGACAGCTTTGGAAGAGGAGGGAAACGATCTCTCTCTTGTATATTATGACTATCCTAACGTGATGTATGCCGGTATTGCCGAGGTGAAAGACGGACTCTTCGAAACTTCGTTTATCGTACCCAAGGATGTGAACTATTCCGAGCACGAAGGCCGGATCAATCTTTATGCTTATAACGAGAGCACAAAGGCGGAAGCCATGGGGGTAGACTTCTCCATCAGAGTCCAACCGGGTATTCCTGATGAGGTAACGGAAGATAATACACCGCCTGAAATCATAAGCTGCTTCCTCAATGACAGTACATTCCGATCGGGAGATGAGGTTAATCCTACTCCTCTGTTTATGGCCGAAGTATTCGACTTGAACGGAATCAATATCACGGGTAGCGGAGTAGGACATGATATTACGCTTTGTATCGATGGCCGTGCCGACCTGACCTACAACCTCAATGCATATTTCACAAGTTCGGCTACGGATGCAGGTGTGGGCACTATTCTCTTCATGATACCGGCTTTGGCCGAAGGAGATCATACTGCCCGACTGACGGTTTGGGACATTTTCAATAATGCCGTCCATCATGACTTTTCATTCAGAGTGGTAGATGGCATTGCTCCGGATGTGGCTGATGTGATTCTATTCCCGAATCCGGTACGCGAGAGTGCTACGTTCCGAATCTTCCACAATCGCCCCGGAAGCGATTTGAACGTGGTCGTGGAGATCTATGACTTCACCGGTCGTCTTGTGAACAGTTTGCCCGTCAAGACCTATTCGTCTTCCTACGGAGAACCTATAGAGATCAAGTGGGATCTGACCTCCAAATACGGAGTGAAGATCGGAAACGGATTCTACCTCTATCGTTGTGTGGTGAACTCTCCCGGAGGACAGACGGCCTCCATGGCCAAGAAAATGATCGTGGTAGCACAATAG
- a CDS encoding SulP family inorganic anion transporter: protein MIGSYFRPKLLDVFHGYNRERFMADLMAGVIVGIVALPLAIAFGIASGVSPETGLITAIIGGFIVSLLGGSSVQIGGPTGAFIVIVYGIIHKYGIEGLTIATIIAGILLLVMGVLRLGTLIKFIPYPIVVGFTAGIALTIFSTQMNDLFGLGITDMPGDFLGKWGAYFTNFKSVNLWAFGMGLLSIVIIMLSPRFTKKIPGSLIAIILMTVAAYLLRLQGIGEFETIGDRFTISAQLPKPTGVTLSLETIRQLFPPAFTIALLGAIESLLSASVADGVIGEKHNSNTELIAQGAANIVVPFFGGIPVTGAIARTMTNINNGGRSPIAGIIHAFVLLLILLFLGPLTAYIPMACLAGVLIIVSYNMSGWRSVANIGRGPRSDSLVMLVTFLLTVILDLTVAIEIGLLLAILLFMKRVTENTRITVATGRLDLTQTGEIAHHDEVLDIPKGVEVYEIEGPFFFGIANRFEEIMNTLGDHPDVRIIRMRHVPFMDSTGMHNLENLIKMSRKEGVSIVLSGVRKDVHEELATAGIVELLGEENVCADIQAALRQAQAIAQGA from the coding sequence ATGATCGGATCATATTTCAGGCCAAAGCTGCTCGATGTTTTCCACGGGTACAACCGTGAGCGTTTCATGGCCGACCTCATGGCCGGCGTTATCGTCGGCATCGTAGCTTTACCCTTGGCCATTGCCTTCGGTATAGCCAGTGGTGTATCTCCGGAAACAGGTCTTATCACGGCCATTATAGGCGGTTTCATCGTATCGCTTCTGGGTGGTTCATCCGTCCAAATCGGTGGCCCGACAGGTGCTTTCATCGTTATCGTCTACGGCATCATTCATAAGTACGGCATCGAGGGTCTTACGATTGCCACGATCATAGCAGGTATCTTGCTTCTCGTAATGGGTGTTCTTCGTCTGGGCACGCTGATCAAGTTTATCCCCTACCCTATAGTAGTGGGATTCACGGCAGGGATCGCCCTCACGATCTTCTCTACCCAAATGAATGACCTCTTCGGCCTCGGTATTACGGATATGCCCGGTGATTTCCTTGGCAAATGGGGAGCTTATTTTACCAACTTCAAGTCAGTAAACCTTTGGGCTTTCGGGATGGGTCTGCTTAGTATTGTCATCATTATGCTGAGTCCGAGATTCACCAAGAAGATACCCGGTTCGCTCATTGCCATCATCTTGATGACCGTAGCAGCCTATTTACTTCGGTTGCAGGGTATCGGCGAGTTCGAAACCATCGGCGACCGCTTCACTATTTCCGCTCAACTGCCCAAACCAACGGGGGTAACACTCAGCCTCGAAACGATTCGCCAACTTTTTCCTCCGGCTTTTACTATCGCCCTGTTGGGAGCTATCGAATCTCTGCTGTCAGCCAGCGTAGCCGATGGTGTGATAGGGGAAAAGCACAACAGCAATACCGAGCTTATCGCTCAGGGTGCGGCCAATATAGTGGTTCCGTTCTTCGGTGGTATTCCCGTCACCGGAGCCATAGCGCGTACGATGACCAACATCAACAACGGCGGACGCTCTCCCATTGCAGGGATCATACACGCCTTCGTGTTACTGCTGATCCTGCTGTTCCTCGGGCCTCTGACGGCATACATCCCGATGGCTTGTTTGGCCGGAGTACTGATCATAGTATCCTACAATATGAGCGGATGGCGTTCGGTGGCCAATATCGGTCGCGGTCCTCGCAGCGACAGCCTCGTCATGCTGGTTACTTTCTTGCTTACCGTCATCCTCGACTTGACCGTTGCCATAGAGATAGGACTGCTTTTGGCCATCCTGCTCTTTATGAAGCGCGTTACGGAGAATACGCGTATCACCGTTGCCACAGGCAGGCTCGACCTGACACAAACCGGCGAGATCGCCCACCACGACGAAGTGCTCGACATCCCGAAGGGCGTAGAGGTATATGAAATCGAAGGGCCTTTCTTCTTTGGTATCGCGAACAGATTCGAAGAGATCATGAACACATTGGGCGACCATCCCGATGTTCGGATTATCAGAATGCGGCATGTGCCGTTTATGGATTCGACAGGGATGCACAATCTGGAAAACCTGATCAAAATGAGCCGGAAAGAAGGGGTCAGCATCGTACTCTCCGGTGTGCGCAAGGACGTCCACGAAGAACTTGCCACTGCAGGCATCGTAGAGCTATTGGGAGAGGAAAACGTATGTGCCGATATTCAAGCGGCTCTGCGACAGGCACAAGCCATAGCCCAAGGAGCATGA
- a CDS encoding redox-sensing transcriptional repressor Rex — protein sequence MKTIANESSLLDTKVPEPTLRRLPWYLSYVQLLHADGCESVSSTRIARAVGVDASLVAKDLSYVSVDGRTRVGYRVADMVAVLNDFLGFTHHHRAFLFGVGSLGAALLQDSGLRHFGLEIAAGFDVNPDIVDTNINGIPVYHKSRVAELCARERVDIGILTVPIRAAQSMADEMIAAGIKAIWNFTPWRISVPEGVVVQNTSMYAQLAVMFNRMKSLP from the coding sequence ATGAAAACGATTGCGAACGAGTCTTCTCTTCTTGATACAAAAGTCCCCGAACCTACTCTGAGGCGTCTACCCTGGTATTTGTCTTACGTCCAGCTTTTGCATGCGGATGGATGCGAGTCGGTGTCTTCCACGCGGATCGCTCGTGCCGTAGGAGTGGATGCTTCGCTCGTGGCCAAGGATCTCTCCTATGTATCGGTGGATGGGCGTACCCGGGTAGGGTACCGGGTGGCGGACATGGTGGCTGTGCTGAACGACTTTCTGGGCTTTACGCACCACCACCGTGCTTTCCTCTTCGGGGTGGGAAGTCTGGGTGCTGCTTTGTTGCAGGACTCGGGTTTGCGCCACTTCGGGTTGGAGATTGCCGCCGGGTTCGATGTGAATCCGGATATTGTGGACACTAATATCAATGGCATCCCCGTTTACCATAAGAGCCGGGTTGCGGAGTTGTGCGCTCGAGAGCGTGTGGATATAGGTATTCTTACCGTTCCGATACGGGCGGCACAGTCGATGGCCGATGAGATGATAGCAGCAGGGATCAAGGCTATTTGGAATTTTACCCCTTGGCGCATCAGTGTACCCGAAGGCGTGGTCGTACAGAATACGTCGATGTATGCCCAGTTGGCTGTGATGTTCAATCGGATGAAATCGCTACCTTAG
- a CDS encoding MarR family winged helix-turn-helix transcriptional regulator, whose translation MKYKKLLFDLIDYLDAFESLHDGGSHEPEIKDFADFLSWRCGKKKKQEEEVVSVTRERAAGAKNIARGVSLLHRYSRFYIKKALTESPLQTEDEYTYLVSLMNGESMTKTELNNLNAMEKTSGAEVMRRLLKANLIEQRPDEEDRRSMRVSITPEGRKVLVNLFPNLRLCAETLVSALSDEQLTAFDHLLWLLCECHNEMFTGKHDAELTDLHAETCGLKQSAGGALSKRLYRR comes from the coding sequence ATGAAGTACAAAAAACTGCTTTTCGATCTTATTGACTACCTCGATGCATTTGAAAGTTTGCACGACGGAGGCTCGCACGAACCCGAAATAAAAGACTTTGCCGACTTTTTAAGTTGGCGCTGTGGCAAAAAAAAGAAACAGGAGGAAGAAGTTGTCTCTGTCACCCGGGAACGAGCAGCAGGAGCTAAGAATATAGCGCGAGGAGTCAGCCTCCTCCATCGTTATTCCCGTTTTTATATCAAGAAAGCTCTGACGGAATCTCCATTACAGACCGAAGACGAATATACCTATCTGGTCAGCCTGATGAACGGTGAGAGCATGACCAAGACAGAGCTGAACAACCTCAATGCCATGGAAAAAACATCCGGCGCAGAAGTCATGCGTCGTCTGCTGAAAGCTAATCTGATCGAGCAGAGACCGGATGAGGAGGATCGCAGAAGTATGCGTGTCTCCATTACCCCTGAGGGAAGAAAGGTACTGGTCAATCTCTTTCCCAACCTGCGCCTTTGTGCCGAGACACTCGTTTCCGCCCTGTCGGACGAACAGCTGACCGCCTTCGATCATCTGCTCTGGTTGCTATGCGAATGCCACAACGAGATGTTCACCGGCAAACATGATGCCGAGTTGACGGATTTGCATGCGGAGACCTGTGGATTGAAGCAATCGGCAGGGGGAGCTTTGTCCAAGCGACTATACCGCCGCTGA